Within the Anaerohalosphaeraceae bacterium genome, the region AGGCACTCTGCCGTCCGCCGAACAGCTCCCGCAGCCGTTCAACAACCCGTTCCAGCCGGACCGAGCGGGAGGCCTTAACCAGTATTATATCGTCCGGCCGGATGTAGAAATGCAGATTATTGCAGAGGGCTTCCACCGTACCAAAGGCAACCCGAACGCTGCCGCCGCCCAAATGATTATCGGCTCGCACCGCCCCCTCCGCCAGCACCTGAGCAAATTGCCCCGCCGATAAAAGAACAACTACACCTTGTTCTGCTGCAAACTTCCCCAGTTGACGGTGTAGGGCTTCGCTCTCCGCCCCCAGCTCGAGCATATCCCCTGCAATAAAGACACTCCGACGGCCCTGCGAGCGGGCCATTCGAATCAGGCAGTCCACCGCATTTTCCATCGAAGCCGGATTGGCATTGTAGCAGTCATTCAGCACGGTCAGCGGCCCCACATGTTCCACCTGCAGTCGCATCGGAGCGGCTCCGGCCGTCTTGATTGCTTCCGCAAAGTCCGATAAACCAACGCCCAAATCCCGACAAACCGCCCAAACCATCAGACAATTGCGAAGCGAGGCCATCCCGGCCAGGGGAATCCGAATCGTCCGGCCTTCCAGCTGAAGAAGACCGTTCGTCCCGCAGCTGTGCATCCGTTCCGCTCGAACCATACATTCCGGTCCTTCACCGACGGTGATGACCGGATGGGAAGAACGCAGGCGAACAGAACGAACCAAATCCGGAATATCCCCATTAATATAAACTTTTCCGCCGGAAGCTAACCCCTCCAGAATCGCCGTCTTTTCCCGAATAATGGCCGCTACAGAACCCATCCCTTCCAGATGAGCCGGAGCAATATGGGTAATCACGGCGATATCCGGACAAGCCATCCGGCTCAGGGGGGCAATCTCACCGGGATGATTCATTCCGATTTCCACCAAGAGAATCTCATCGTCCGGCTGGGCCGACAAAAGCGTCAGCGGCACACCGATTTGATTGTTGAAACTTTTCGGGGCCTGCCGACACCGAAACCGCCGACTGAGCACACAGTGAAGCAGATGGCGTGTGGTAGTTTTGCCGACGGACCCGGTAATTGCAATCACCCGAGCTTTCAGCCGTCTTCGATACCATGCCGCCAGCTGCCCCAGGGAACGGATCGTATCCTCTACGCGAATCACCGGAATCTTTAGGTCGGTCGGCGGCTCCTTCTGCACCACAGCACAGGCCGCCCCTTTCTGCTCTGCCTGATGGAGAAAATCATGCCCGTCAAACCGTTCCCCCGGCACGGCAAAAAAACACTCCCCCGGCTGGAGCGTGCGGGAATCTATGCTTACTCCCGTTACCGCTCTGTCCAACTGCCCGGAACAGGATTGCCCCAAAACCTCACACAGACTCGATAATGTCAAAGATTCCATTCAACAGTCCAATTCGGGTTTTTGATACACTTCGTCCGAGTTCCTGATAATCTACCAAAGGATTGTGAAAAGTGCTATGGGGTTGTTGAAATGCTGAAAAACTGCATCAAAATCCTATCGGGAAACGGATGAGAAGGACATCAGTATAATTCCCTATCAATTCGTTAAATTGCAGAGTTTGAACCTCTTTAAAAAAAAGAAAAGCAGCGGCAAGGAGGCAACCGCTGCTTTTTTCCCAGGTTGAAGAACCTGGCATTAGGAGGAGGAGGGTAATCTTGTTATTATATTCTACGGAATTTTCCCTATGCAGTTCAAGACTCTTTTTTAAAAATTTTTAATTTTTTTAAAATTTCTTTTCAACTACAGAATATACTCTATCTTGAATTATTAATAAAATAGAACTAAACCAACCAAAACCTAAATAATCCTGCTTTTTATGAGACCATTAAACAGGATATACTCTTGCTTTTTATATATGTATAATATTAAACCTTCAACTTTTTTATTGAACTTTTTATAAGACTGATATAGGATGCAGGAAAGCAGGGGAGAAGAAAAGAAAAAGAAGGGAAAAATCCTGCCGGAGGATTATGAGCAGCCGGTCTTCAAAAACCGGTTTTACGCTAATCGAGTTGCTCGTAGTGGTGTTTTTGATTGCACTGCTGCTGGCTATTGTTATCCCCTCCCTCTTCAAAGCTCAGGGACGAGTCCAGACAGTTACCTGCCAATCCAATCTCAAGCAGTGGGGAATCTATTTGGTCATCTACTCCAACGATAACGAAGGGTATCTGCCTTCCGACAGCCGGGACTGGATGACAATCCTGCTGCCCTATTCGGAAATGGCGCCATCCGCCGCCGATTCGAAAGCCCAGAACGATACCGGCTCAAAAAGCATTTCCTGCTGTCCGACAGCCTCTCAGCCCGGTTCTAACCCGCCGAGCGATTCCGGCCAGCCGTTTGCCGCTTTTCCCATTCAGTATCCTCACTCTTCGGAAACCGTAGCCCTCGGCAGTTACGGAATCAACGGCTGGGTCTGCCACGTTCCCTCTTCCGAAAAAGAAATTTACGGCATTCCCACGACCAAGAACTGGAGACGATTTGACGTCGGTGAAAGTGCTTCCAAAATCCCGCTGGTACTGGACAGTATGTGGATTCGGGCTTTTCTGGACAACACCAATCTGCCGCCGGAGAAAAACGGGGACTTTAACAACTGCGATTTGACCGGCGGCGGAGCTCGCCAGATGCGTCATTTCGCTATCGCCCGGCACAGCGGGCGCACCAATATTCTGTTTCTGGATTTAGGGGTTCACCAGACAGGGCTGAAAAACCTTTGGAAGATGAAATGGCACCGGGGAAGCGACACCAACGCTCCGGAACCTGAGTGGCCTGAATGGATGCAGGCCCTGCCGGAATAATCCGACAGGGATTCCCGCAGGTGTTTCTTACAGATTCCATGCCTTCGCAAACGCCGCAAAACTGCGGTCATAGGTTTTTTCCGCCGCCGGCGGAAAACAGCAGCCCGGCAGCTGGCGATTTTTCAGATGATACTGAAGGCACTCGCAGCAGATGCCCTTTCGGTCGCATCCGGGATACGAGCAGCTGCAAAACTTCAGATTCTTCTGCTGTTTGCACTCCATAAGACCCTCTCATTCAAACGAAGAATGAAACTCTACACAGCAAGCCGTCGGATTTTTGCTCCGACCCGATTCAGTTTTTCCTCGATTTTCTCATAGCCCCGGTCAATATGATAGACACGCTGGACCGTGGTCAGCCCGTGAGCGGCCATTCCCGCCAGCACCAGGGCCGCTGACGCCCGCAGGTCCGATGCCATCACCGGCGCGCCAATCAGTTTCTCCACCCCTTCCACAATCACACTGGAACCCTCTTTGCGCAGATGAGCCGCCATTCGGTTCAGCTCCGCCACATGCATAAACCGGTCCGGAAAGATTTTTTCCGTAATCACACTGTTGCCTTTGGCTAACGCCAGCAGGGCCATAAACTGCGCCTGCAGGTCCGTCGGAAATCCCGGATACGGCTGTGTGGTAATATCGGCCGGCAGCAGCTGTCCTTCGTAGCGCACCGTACATTCTCCCGGTCCTTCTTCCACCGTCAAACCGATATGGCGAAGCCGGTCTGTCACCGCCAGCATCTGATGAATCGGGCAGTTTCGAATCCGCAGACACCCGC harbors:
- the murF gene encoding UDP-N-acetylmuramoyl-tripeptide--D-alanyl-D-alanine ligase, which translates into the protein MESLTLSSLCEVLGQSCSGQLDRAVTGVSIDSRTLQPGECFFAVPGERFDGHDFLHQAEQKGAACAVVQKEPPTDLKIPVIRVEDTIRSLGQLAAWYRRRLKARVIAITGSVGKTTTRHLLHCVLSRRFRCRQAPKSFNNQIGVPLTLLSAQPDDEILLVEIGMNHPGEIAPLSRMACPDIAVITHIAPAHLEGMGSVAAIIREKTAILEGLASGGKVYINGDIPDLVRSVRLRSSHPVITVGEGPECMVRAERMHSCGTNGLLQLEGRTIRIPLAGMASLRNCLMVWAVCRDLGVGLSDFAEAIKTAGAAPMRLQVEHVGPLTVLNDCYNANPASMENAVDCLIRMARSQGRRSVFIAGDMLELGAESEALHRQLGKFAAEQGVVVLLSAGQFAQVLAEGAVRADNHLGGGSVRVAFGTVEALCNNLHFYIRPDDIILVKASRSVRLERVVERLRELFGGRQSAS
- a CDS encoding prepilin-type N-terminal cleavage/methylation domain-containing protein — translated: MSSRSSKTGFTLIELLVVVFLIALLLAIVIPSLFKAQGRVQTVTCQSNLKQWGIYLVIYSNDNEGYLPSDSRDWMTILLPYSEMAPSAADSKAQNDTGSKSISCCPTASQPGSNPPSDSGQPFAAFPIQYPHSSETVALGSYGINGWVCHVPSSEKEIYGIPTTKNWRRFDVGESASKIPLVLDSMWIRAFLDNTNLPPEKNGDFNNCDLTGGGARQMRHFAIARHSGRTNILFLDLGVHQTGLKNLWKMKWHRGSDTNAPEPEWPEWMQALPE
- a CDS encoding DUF6485 family protein, which encodes MECKQQKNLKFCSCSYPGCDRKGICCECLQYHLKNRQLPGCCFPPAAEKTYDRSFAAFAKAWNL